The following proteins are encoded in a genomic region of Paralichthys olivaceus isolate ysfri-2021 chromosome 23, ASM2471397v2, whole genome shotgun sequence:
- the rps16 gene encoding small ribosomal subunit protein uS9 isoform X2, with protein MPAKGPLQSVQVFGRKKTATAVAHCKRGNGLIKVNGRPLETVEPATLQYKLLEPVLLLGKERFAAVDIRVRVKGGGHVAQIYAIRQAISKSLVAYYQKYVDEASKKEIKDILIQYDRTLLVADPRRCESKKFGGPGARARYQKSYR; from the exons ATGCCAGCGAAAGGTCCCCTGCAATCTGTCCAGGTTTTTGGACGCAAA AAAACCGCCACCGCAGTCGCCCACTGTAAGAGGGGGAATGGCCTGATCAAGGTGAACGGCAGACCCCTGGAGACTGTGGAGCCTGCGACCCTCCAGTACAAG CTTCTGGAACCCGTGCTGCTGCTGGGTAAGGAGCGTTTTGCTGCGGTTGACATCAGAGTCCGAGTGAAGGGTGGTGGACATGTGGCACAGATCTATG ccaTCCGCCAGGCCATCTCCAAATCCCTGGTCGCATACTACCAGAAGT ATGTCGATGAGGCCTCCAAGAAGGAGATCAAGGACATCCTGATCCAGTACGACAGGACCCTGCTGGTTGCCGACCCACGTCGCTGCGAGTCCAAGAAGTTCGGTGGACCTGGAGCTCGTGCCCGCTACCAGAAGTCCTACCGTTAA
- the rps16 gene encoding small ribosomal subunit protein uS9 isoform X1 translates to MPAKGPLQSVQVFGRKKTATAVAHCKRGNGLIKVNGRPLETVEPATLQYKLLEPVLLLGKERFAAVDIRVRVKGGGHVAQIYGELTSVLSDVHCFYVAPDVDEASKKEIKDILIQYDRTLLVADPRRCESKKFGGPGARARYQKSYR, encoded by the exons ATGCCAGCGAAAGGTCCCCTGCAATCTGTCCAGGTTTTTGGACGCAAA AAAACCGCCACCGCAGTCGCCCACTGTAAGAGGGGGAATGGCCTGATCAAGGTGAACGGCAGACCCCTGGAGACTGTGGAGCCTGCGACCCTCCAGTACAAG CTTCTGGAACCCGTGCTGCTGCTGGGTAAGGAGCGTTTTGCTGCGGTTGACATCAGAGTCCGAGTGAAGGGTGGTGGACATGTGGCACAGATCTATGGTGAGCtcacctctgttctctctgA TGTCCACTGTTTTTATGTTGCACCAGATGTCGATGAGGCCTCCAAGAAGGAGATCAAGGACATCCTGATCCAGTACGACAGGACCCTGCTGGTTGCCGACCCACGTCGCTGCGAGTCCAAGAAGTTCGGTGGACCTGGAGCTCGTGCCCGCTACCAGAAGTCCTACCGTTAA